A region of Flavobacterium album DNA encodes the following proteins:
- a CDS encoding DHCW motif cupin fold protein, which translates to MTSIPFLHIDWTTIPKEEHPGTTGTSFWQTLEFDGLRVRIVEYSANYLADHWCQKGHIVYCLEGSFVSEEESGGSTKLSAGMSYIVSDSLSSHRSTSVTGAKLLIIDGDFLKS; encoded by the coding sequence ATGACCTCCATTCCCTTCCTCCACATCGACTGGACCACCATCCCAAAAGAAGAGCATCCCGGTACAACAGGCACCTCCTTTTGGCAAACGCTGGAATTTGACGGCCTCCGGGTACGTATCGTGGAATACTCTGCCAACTACCTCGCCGACCATTGGTGCCAGAAAGGCCATATCGTTTATTGCCTGGAAGGATCATTTGTAAGCGAGGAAGAAAGCGGCGGCTCTACAAAACTTAGTGCCGGTATGAGCTACATCGTTTCGGACAGCCTCAGCTCGCATCGCTCAACATCGGTTACTGGCGCAAAGCTGCTGATCATTGACGGGGACTTTTTGAAGAGTTAA